A region of Lemur catta isolate mLemCat1 chromosome 22, mLemCat1.pri, whole genome shotgun sequence DNA encodes the following proteins:
- the LOC123626439 gene encoding ubiquitin carboxyl-terminal hydrolase 17-like protein 6: MEAASLHRPDPDLYSKEDPVTKQLAPRDKILLMWKRPYEVGAGLWNVGNTCYMNAALQCLTYTPPLANYMLSQEHSLTCRRQKFCMLCTMQDHVTRVLQHPGNVVKPSHALASGFHRYNQEDAHEFLMFTVDAMKKAYLSGHKPLDGHSEDTTLIHQIFGGYWRSQIKCLHCHGISDTIDPYLDVALDIKAAQSVNQALDQLVKTEHLDGENAYDCSSCLKKVPASKSLNLHTASKVLILVLKRFSDITGNKIAKEVQYPECLDMQPYMSQQKRGPLIYLLYAVLVHAGRSCQSGHYFCYVKAGNGQWYKMDDDKVTACDISSVLSQHAYVLFYIQKSELERDGGHASIEEKPRALGAEFTDIGATQGGLNRDSCIGVPELEAHFGKTTTRELSLHQWKCLQEQNRSEPEFNFRKIESTLPSSGVMSHQLKYRGELKENHTEQDNYLLHKPARNMTDQMSLSTETPLENKTKLTQKAGAHLQPPRLRALLNPVQACTEARLPSPSPAPGQPLRMAFRRLDNGQWSSRLLLAPSSLPAEKPGPPAQSPQVPESEGHCAWVPLSILYEDLRVSSSGDSDWELDTRWRKTHPPASSPRTGLLC; encoded by the exons ATGGAGGCTGCTTCACTCCACAGGCCAG ATCCCGACCTGTATTCTAAAGAGGATCCTGTGACAAAGCAATTGGCTCCCAGGGACAAAATTCTGCTGATGTGGAAGAGACCTTATGAGGTTGGTGCTGGGCTCTGGAATGTGGGAAACACCTGCTACATGAATGCTGCCCTGCAGTGTCTGACATACACACCACCCCTTGCCAACTATATGCTGTCCCAGGAGCATTCTCTAACCTGTCGTCGTCAGAAATTCTGCATGCTGTGCACTATGCAAGACCATGTTACAAGGGTGCTGCAGCATCCTGGAAATGTTGTCAAGCCCTCGCATGCACTGGCTTCTGGCTTCCATAGATACAACCAGGAAGATGCCCATGAATTTCTGATGTTCACTGTGGATGCCATGAAGAAAGCTTATCTGTCTGGGCACAAGCCCTTAGATGGTCACTCTGAGGACACAACCCTAATCCATCAAATATTTGGAGGGTACTGGAGGTCTCAAATCAAGTGTCTCCACTGCCATGGCATTTCAGACACCATTGACCCTTATCTGGATGTTGCTCTGGATATCAAGGCAGCTCAGAGTGTGAACCAAGCTCTGGATCAGTTGGTGAAGACTGAACACCTGGATGGAGAGAATGCCTATGACTGCAGTAGTTGTCTAAAGAAGGTACCCGCCTCCAAGTCCTTGAATTTGCACACTGCCTCCAAGGTTCTAATCCTTGTATTGAAAAGGTTCTCAGATATCACAGGCAACAAAATTGCCAAAGAAGTGCAATATCCCGAGTGTCTTGACATGCAACCATACATGTCTCAGCAGAAGAGAGGACCACTTATTTACCTCCTCTATGCTGTGCTGGTGCATGCTGGGAGGAGCTGTCAAAGTGGACATTACTTCTGCTATGTCAAAGCTGGGAATGGCCAGTGGTACAAAATGGATGACGATAAAGTAACTGCCTGTGACATATCTTCTGTTCTGAGTCAGCATGCCTATGTCCTCTTTTACATCCAGAAGAGTGAATTGGAAAGGGATGGTGGGCATGCGTCAATAGAGGAGAAACCAAGAGCCCTTGGGGCTGAATTCACAGATATTGGAGCAACCCAAGGGGGACTCAACAGGGACTCCTGCATTGGAGTTCCTGAGTTGGAGGCACACTTTGGGAAAACAACAACTAGAGAACTGTCCTTACATCAGTGGAAATGCCTCCAGGAGCAAAACCGATCAGAGCCTGAATTCAACTTCAGAAAAATAGAATCTACCCTGCCTTCCAGTGGAGTCATGTCTCATCAATTGAAGTACAGGGGTGAGCTGAAAGAGAATCACACTGAGCAGGACAACTACCTGCTGCACAAGCCAGCCAGGAACATGACAGATCAGATGTCCCTGAGCACTG AGACACCCCTAGAGAACAAGACAAAACTTACCCAGAAAGCTGGTGCTCACCTGCAGCCTCCACGGCTCAGAGCTCTCCTGAACCCTGTCCAGGCCTGCACCGAGGCCCGTCTCCCAtcacccagccctgctccaggCCAGCCCCTGAGGATGGCCTTCAGGAGACTGGACAACGGACAGTGGAGCTCCAGGCTCCTGCTggctccctcttccctgcccGCTGAGAAGCCAGGCCCTCCTGCTCAGAGCCCTCAAGTCCCAGAGTCTGAGGGTCACTGTGCCTGGGTCCCACTGAGCATCCTGTATGAGGACCTTCGGGTTTCCTCCTCTGGGGACAGTGACTGGGAGTTAGACACCAGGTGGAGGAAGACTCATCCTCCAGCCTCATCGCCTAGGACAGGCCTGTTGTGCTGA
- the LOC123626440 gene encoding proline-rich protein 23D1-like — protein sequence MYGYRRPRSPSESGTGKEADHAAESSSTPARLNPPKRQQLEHRPRTGAESPAVEGPPHLDPCQLPEPAQEHCDSSTEVLVVVLEPGAGLQLSLGEEVITLASQTAVQVTLGNVVLVVVPEHVLRSLEGWQLLVGTHYILPCPADVTWGFHIQDGDALAMGAEEMLALQVEEEAAPPDLQPFVRPPGNEVAGISPSLLMTPFYVPCFLMSGPQRFPLPPTPSPVRLPRQTDGSFNLLGLEPVPSSALRPLPPSPSPGPRMCRRVHYRPPNRARRCLFPK from the exons ATGTATGGTTACCGACGCCCAAGAAGCCCCAGCGAGTCCGGGACCGGAAAGGAGGCTGACCATGCAGCAGAGAGCag CTCGACTCCTGCACGACTGAATCCACCCAAACGGCAGCAACTGGAGCACCGCCCCAGGACAG GTGCAGAATCACCCGCGGTTGAAGGACCTCCTCACTTGGATCCATGCCAGCTCCCAGAACCAGCCCAG GAGCACTGTGATTCGAGCACAGAGGTGCTCGTGGTGGTCCTGGAAccaggggcagggctgcagctgagCCTGGGAGAAGAAGTCATCACCCTGGCCTCGCAGACAGCCGTGCAGGTGACCCTTGGCAATGTGGTCCTGGTGGTGGTCCCTGAGCATGTCCTCAGGTCACTGGAAGGTTGGCAGTTACTGGTTGGGACCCACTACATCTTGCCCTGCCCTGCTGATGTCACCTGGGGGTTCCACATTCAAGATGGAGATGCCCTGGCCATGGGGGCAGAGGAGATGCTTGCCCTGCAGGTAGAAGAGGAGGCTGCTCCCCCTGACCTCCAGCCCTTTGTGAGGCCCCCTGGAAACGAGGTCGCTGGGATCAGCCCTTCTCTCCTGATGACCCCGTTCTATGTTCCATGCTTCCTGATGTCTGGCCCCCAGCGCTTCCCGCTCCCACCCACTCCTAGTCCCGTGAGACTCCCTCGGCAAACCGATGGCAGCTTCAACCTCCTTGGTCTGGAGcctgtgcccagctctgccctccgaCCTCTGCCCCCTTCACCAAGTCCAGGGCCCCGGATGTGCCGCAGGGTTCACTATAGGCCGCCCAACAGAGCACGGCGATGTCTGTTCCCAAAGTGA
- the LOC123626442 gene encoding ubiquitin carboxyl-terminal hydrolase 17-like protein 6: MEAASLHRPGESPFNVFPKLKTSQPNLADVNHHPSRYPPEYSSLLFPTDPDLYSKEAPVTKQLAPRDKILLMWKRPYEVGAGLWNVGNTCYMNAVLQCLTYTAPLANYMLSQEHSLTCHPQKFCMLCTMEAHVTRALHQPGQVIKPSLALAAGFHRYKQEDAHEFLMFTVDAMKKACLSGHKPLNGHSEDTTLIHQIFGGHWRSQIKCLHCHSISDTFDPYLDIALDIEAASNVSQALQQLVKPEHLDGENAYHCGSCLKMVPASKSLNLHTTSKVLILVLKRFSDITGNKIAKEVQYPECLDMQPYMSQQKRGPLIYLLYAVLVHAGRSCQSGHYFCYVKAGNGQWYKMDDAKVTTCDISSVLSQPAYLLFYIQKSELERDSEHESTGEKPRALGAEDTDKGETKRELKSDSCIKFPEFGEHLEKTATRELSLDQWKCLLEQNRLKPEFNIRKIESTLPSNAVMIHPPKYKSEIKKDNYLLQKSEKEETEQMSLKSSKVPCLVFCPPPSLPRSWPCEVPAAEPVLSFSTAPVITERKRKPRSGQTERATAHSPPPTATPVALRARGRSRTGCADSASSPSVHGNGL; encoded by the exons ATGGAGGCTGCTTCACTCCACAGGCCAGGTGAGTCTCCTTTCAACGTCTTTCCAAAACTCAAAACTTCTCAGCCAAATTTAGCTGATGTTAACCATCACCCCAGTCGTTACCCACCTGAGTACTCATCATTGTTATTCCCAACAGATCCCGACCTGTATTCTAAAGAGGCTCCTGTGACAAAGCAATTGGCTCCCAGGGACAAAATTCTGCTGATGTGGAAGAGACCTTATGAGGTTGGTGCTGGGCTCTGGAATGTGGGAAACACCTGCTACATGAATGCTGTCCTGCAGTGTCTGACATACACAGCACCCCTTGCCAACTATATGCTGTCCCAGGAGCATTCCCTAACCTGTCATCCTCAGAAATTCTGCATGCTGTGCACTATGGAAGCTCATGTTACACGGGCACTGCACCAGCCCGGCCAGGTTATCAAGCCCTCACTTGCACTGGCTGCTGGGTTCCATAGATACAAGCAAGAAGATGCCCATGAGTTTCTGATGTTCACTGTGGATGCCATGAAGAAAGCTTGTCTGTCTGGGCACAAGCCCCTAAATGGTCACTCTGAGGACACAACCTTAATCCATCAAATATTTGGAGGGCACTGGAGGTCTCAAATCAAGTGTCTCCACTGCCATAGCATTTCAGACACTTTTGACCCTTACCTGGACATTGCCCTGGACATTGAAGCAGCTTCCAATGTGAGCCAAGCTTTACAACAGTTGGTGAAGCCCGAACACCTGGATGGAGAGAATGCCTATCATTGTGGTAGTTGTCTAAAGATGGTACCTGCCTCCAAGTCCTTGAATTTGCACACTACCTCCAAGGTCCTGATCCTTGTATTGAAAAGGTTCTCAGATATCACAGGCAACAAAATTGCCAAAGAAGTGCAATATCCCGAGTGTCTTGACATGCAACCATACATGTCTCAGCAGAAGAGAGGACCACTTATTTACCTCCTCTATGCTGTGCTGGTGCATGCTGGGAGGAGCTGTCAAAGTGGACATTACTTCTGCTATGTCAAAGCTGGGAATGGCCAGTGGTACAAAATGGATGATGCTAAAGTAACCACCTGTGACATTTCTTCTGTCCTGAGTCAACCTGCCTACCTCCTCTTTTACATACAGAAGAGTGAATTGGAGAGAGACAGTGAGCATGAATCAACTGGGGAGAAACCAAGAGCCCTTGGGGCTGAAGACACAGACAAGGGAGAAACCAAGAGAGAGCTCAAAAGTGACTCCTGCATCAAGTTTCCTGAGTTCGGGGAACACTTGGAAAAAACAGCAACTAGAGAACTCTCCTTAGATCAGTGGAAGTGCCTCCTGGAACAAAACCGACTGAAGCCTGAATTCAACATTAGGAAAATAGAATCAACCCTGCCTTCCAATGCAGTAATGATTCATCCACCAAAATACAAGAGTGAGATTAAAAAGGACAATTACTTGCTGCAGAaatcagagaaggaagaaacagagcAGATGTCTCTGAAAAGTAGCAAAGTCCCTTGTCTGG TTTTCTGCCCTCCGCCCTCACTGCCCAGGTCCTGGCCCTGTGAAGTCCCTGCGGCTGAGCCGGTGCTTTCCTTCTCCACCGCCCCGGTGATCACCGAAAGGAAACGGAAGCCGAGGTCTGGGCAGACGGAACGTGCAACCGCACATTCCCCACCGCCCACAGCGACCCCCGTCGCCCTCCGAGCCCGGGGCCGCAGTCGCACCGGCTGCGCGGACAGCGCCTCTTCTCCATCCGTGCACGGAAATGGCCTTTAA